A genomic segment from Methanoplanus limicola DSM 2279 encodes:
- a CDS encoding FprA family A-type flavoprotein, producing the protein MTVRTIKENVYSVGVIDWDRQVFDELLPLPEGTSYNSYLIKGSEKTVLIDAVDSDFEEEFITNLAKSDATAIDYIIVNHAEQDHSGALGIFIELFPQAKIITSEKGKELLKSLLGIPDFRIQEVSDMEELSLGDKTLQFRITPWVHWPDTMMTYLKEDRVLFSCDFFGAHYATSSLFTEDWHSHYILAKRYFAEIMMPFRKKVSEYLEMLKDYDIEIIAPSHGPLCNRPEVLFEYYREWSSDEVKNLVIIPYVSMHGSTKKMASYLTDALISRGIEVRPYDLGRLDSGRLAMDLLDAATIVIATPTVLFGPHPKAANIAFIANILKPKAKYVSIIGSYGWGGKAISDLQAMTSKLDVEIIEPVYIKGAPVEENFIGLENLAGEILKKHKEKNIA; encoded by the coding sequence ATGACTGTAAGAACAATTAAGGAGAATGTCTACTCAGTGGGTGTTATTGACTGGGACAGGCAGGTCTTTGACGAACTGCTGCCGCTTCCGGAAGGTACAAGCTACAATTCGTACCTAATCAAAGGGTCTGAAAAGACAGTGCTCATTGATGCAGTAGATTCTGATTTTGAAGAGGAGTTTATTACAAATCTTGCAAAATCAGATGCAACGGCAATCGATTACATCATTGTTAATCATGCAGAACAGGATCATTCAGGTGCACTTGGGATATTTATTGAACTTTTCCCGCAGGCAAAGATAATCACATCAGAAAAGGGAAAAGAACTGCTGAAGAGTCTTCTTGGAATTCCGGATTTCAGAATTCAGGAAGTATCTGATATGGAAGAACTCTCCCTCGGAGATAAAACCCTCCAGTTCAGAATTACCCCCTGGGTGCACTGGCCGGATACAATGATGACATATTTAAAAGAGGACAGGGTTCTCTTCTCATGTGACTTCTTTGGGGCGCACTATGCAACATCATCCCTCTTCACTGAAGACTGGCATTCACACTATATTCTGGCAAAGCGGTACTTTGCCGAGATTATGATGCCATTTCGAAAGAAGGTATCAGAATATCTTGAGATGCTCAAAGATTACGATATTGAAATCATTGCACCAAGCCACGGCCCGCTCTGCAACAGACCGGAGGTATTATTCGAATATTACAGGGAATGGTCCTCTGATGAAGTCAAAAACCTGGTAATTATTCCGTATGTATCTATGCACGGAAGCACAAAGAAGATGGCTTCATACTTAACTGATGCACTTATCAGCAGGGGAATTGAGGTCAGGCCTTATGATCTGGGCAGACTGGACTCCGGAAGACTTGCAATGGATCTCCTGGACGCTGCAACAATCGTAATAGCAACCCCCACTGTTCTCTTCGGCCCGCACCCGAAAGCCGCAAATATCGCATTTATTGCAAACATCCTGAAACCAAAGGCAAAATATGTCAGTATTATCGGCTCATACGGATGGGGCGGCAAGGCAATATCTGATCTTCAGGCTATGACTTCAAAACTCGATGTAGAGATTATAGAACCGGTTTACATCAAAGGAGCACCGGTTGAGGAAAATTTCATAGGACTTGAAAATCTTGCCGGCGAAATATTAAAGAAGCATAAAGAGAAGAATATCGCGTAA
- a CDS encoding desulfoferrodoxin has product MPEKFEFYKGKDCNGIVMPINPYEGDLSCCGSEMELLEEKTADFKNEKHVPIIEKVDGGIKVTVGSTLHPMAEEHHIEWIAIADGDCFMLKYLKPGDEPSAIFPVENPEVKAFEHCNVHGLWTNKK; this is encoded by the coding sequence ATGCCTGAAAAATTTGAATTTTACAAAGGTAAGGACTGTAACGGAATAGTTATGCCCATCAACCCGTATGAGGGAGACCTCTCATGCTGCGGCAGTGAAATGGAACTTTTAGAAGAGAAGACGGCCGACTTTAAAAACGAGAAGCATGTCCCGATTATTGAGAAGGTGGACGGCGGGATTAAAGTGACTGTCGGCTCAACACTGCACCCGATGGCAGAAGAGCATCATATTGAATGGATAGCAATAGCTGACGGTGACTGCTTCATGCTGAAGTACCTGAAGCCCGGAGATGAACCTTCAGCCATATTTCCGGTTGAAAACCCCGAAGTAAAGGCTTTTGAACACTGTAACGTCCACGGACTATGGACAAATAAAAAATAA
- a CDS encoding NAD(P)/FAD-dependent oxidoreductase, producing the protein MNICIIGGGLSGLSAAYMLKDFADIDLFEKNKVPGGCLSSSKAANGYIEDFYHHCFSGDKNLISLIDKLGLTGDLEWLKGSTGYLIDGKINPLTTPADILKYRYLSLYDKFRLGMLTLKAGKMSAEDLDNITAKEYIEAKCGKSVYSGFFEPLLRSKFGALSDKVSAAWLISRIAIRSDRGVEGERLGYLKGGYVTLINRLNGEIESSEKSCNIYTGTSVSFMEENSSGGWTVNGKDYDAVISTVSPSELRRIGGPDIGAVPYQGAACVTIGMTRDVLDGIYWVNVRDKAPYGAVIGHTNFVNKERYGEHIVYLASYFSEMPGPDIKDIMVKDFCSRFGVKDSEINWSIIKTEPYAGPVYVTGYRDLIPEKSYGRLYPAGMFSESNYPERSMEGSVVAGYDAAKRIMRDFS; encoded by the coding sequence ATGAATATCTGCATAATTGGAGGAGGACTTTCCGGGCTTTCTGCGGCATATATGCTGAAGGATTTTGCGGATATCGATCTTTTTGAGAAAAATAAAGTGCCCGGAGGGTGCCTTTCCTCATCAAAGGCAGCAAATGGATATATCGAGGACTTTTATCATCACTGTTTTTCCGGTGATAAAAACCTCATTTCACTTATAGATAAACTTGGCCTGACAGGGGATCTGGAATGGCTTAAAGGCAGTACAGGATATCTGATTGATGGTAAGATTAACCCTCTTACAACACCGGCTGATATTCTTAAATACAGATATCTGTCCTTATATGATAAATTCAGGCTTGGTATGCTCACTCTTAAGGCCGGAAAGATGAGTGCAGAAGATCTTGACAATATTACCGCGAAGGAATATATTGAAGCAAAATGCGGAAAATCGGTCTATTCCGGTTTCTTTGAGCCACTGCTCAGGAGCAAATTCGGTGCTCTGTCAGATAAGGTCTCTGCTGCATGGCTCATCTCAAGGATTGCCATCAGGTCTGATCGCGGAGTTGAGGGTGAGAGGCTCGGCTATCTTAAAGGCGGTTACGTTACACTGATTAACCGGCTTAACGGGGAGATAGAATCCTCGGAAAAGAGCTGTAATATTTATACGGGGACGTCTGTCAGTTTTATGGAAGAGAATTCTTCCGGAGGCTGGACTGTAAACGGGAAGGATTATGATGCTGTCATCTCAACAGTCAGCCCCTCTGAACTGAGGAGGATTGGCGGGCCTGATATCGGTGCTGTTCCCTACCAGGGTGCGGCATGTGTCACAATCGGGATGACCCGTGATGTCCTTGACGGCATATACTGGGTAAATGTCAGGGATAAAGCTCCTTACGGTGCTGTAATTGGTCATACCAATTTTGTAAATAAAGAGAGGTACGGGGAGCATATAGTATATCTTGCCTCTTACTTCTCAGAGATGCCCGGTCCTGATATAAAGGATATTATGGTTAAGGATTTCTGCTCAAGATTTGGTGTAAAGGATTCTGAGATCAACTGGTCTATAATTAAGACCGAACCTTATGCCGGGCCTGTTTATGTTACCGGATACCGTGATCTGATCCCTGAAAAATCATATGGCCGTTTATATCCCGCAGGAATGTTTTCGGAATCAAATTACCCTGAAAGAAGCATGGAAGGCTCGGTTGTGGCGGGATATGACGCGGCAAAGAGAATTATGAGGGATTTTTCTTGA
- a CDS encoding DUF2298 domain-containing protein, whose product MTPEFQVFSVISWLIVLKVIQTGLWPLLRDSFKEYAYPVSYPLSLMLFALFSWYAGIAGIPVQAAVIPFIAAVLYFAFKGEYSRESFKGLLKWDLVFLILFLFMLEVRYLNPSISYAEKFMDHAFLASVMRNPVVVPLDPWYSGGSLNVYYYLGHWMMGSLGLTAFTKSAIAFNLILPTVLANAGVSLYAFGRMMLKRYCWLPLAALFLVNPSFIYLALTGSDINGVMWGSTRTIEGAITEFPLFSMLWGDPHAHVISIMNQCLFIFILAFILKGWSSMGQKEKVFCGLAAALSLGTMPPVNSWDVLFYAPLFLLFAGCILYRDYSSGVNIRDALSFLVTVPVVSVLIYAPFYFMMDSAGIEGLGIVNTPTDIVPFLLVWGTFIVILYAETARDIWEDARVIILAVPFLLLGYLSAAAAVIPALALIKRKNKSPADLFAIAGLLLITLVEIIYLKDNMGDTYYRMNTVFKFSIVAWMMLAVSSLYYIGAWLNRCYERKNGCADAGLSEEDDFFSSGRRTAMLIIVLAVIFAVPVILPDMNYGYGGKTLDGTAWMKVLQPYDYDAVTFLNSLEGNLTIVEAEGGDYTYYSRISSMTGIPSVTGMPFHEQMWRGDEGNVGARMGDVRKIYENPADTIPLMQKYGAGLLYVGEAEREAYDVNIPAQGLEIIYQNEEVTVYSLLQDFTGYGGN is encoded by the coding sequence TTGACCCCGGAGTTTCAGGTATTTTCCGTTATATCCTGGCTGATTGTCTTAAAGGTGATTCAGACCGGGTTGTGGCCTCTCCTCAGAGATTCATTTAAGGAGTATGCCTATCCTGTTTCATACCCGCTCTCCCTGATGCTCTTTGCGCTCTTCTCGTGGTATGCAGGAATTGCCGGAATTCCGGTTCAGGCTGCGGTTATACCATTTATCGCTGCGGTTTTGTATTTTGCATTTAAGGGTGAATACAGCAGGGAGTCTTTTAAAGGATTACTGAAGTGGGATCTTGTATTTCTCATTCTCTTCCTTTTTATGCTTGAGGTGAGGTACTTAAACCCTTCAATATCGTACGCTGAAAAATTCATGGACCATGCCTTTCTGGCATCTGTGATGAGAAATCCGGTTGTTGTGCCGCTTGACCCCTGGTACTCCGGCGGAAGCCTGAATGTCTATTATTATCTGGGGCACTGGATGATGGGTTCTCTGGGGCTTACAGCTTTTACAAAGTCAGCAATAGCGTTCAATCTTATTCTCCCGACAGTCCTTGCCAATGCCGGAGTGTCACTCTATGCATTTGGCAGGATGATGCTGAAGAGGTACTGCTGGCTTCCCCTCGCTGCGCTCTTCCTCGTCAATCCTTCGTTTATTTATCTTGCACTTACAGGTTCTGACATAAACGGGGTTATGTGGGGGAGCACACGAACCATTGAAGGCGCTATCACTGAATTTCCGCTCTTCTCAATGCTCTGGGGCGACCCGCATGCTCATGTTATCTCGATAATGAATCAGTGTCTCTTCATCTTCATACTGGCATTTATCCTCAAAGGATGGAGCAGTATGGGGCAGAAGGAGAAAGTTTTCTGCGGTCTTGCAGCCGCGCTCTCCCTTGGCACCATGCCGCCTGTAAACAGCTGGGATGTGCTCTTCTATGCGCCGCTCTTTCTGCTCTTTGCAGGCTGTATTCTGTACCGGGATTATTCGTCCGGAGTTAATATCAGGGACGCACTCTCTTTCCTTGTCACTGTTCCGGTGGTCTCGGTTCTGATATATGCTCCTTTTTACTTTATGATGGACAGTGCCGGAATTGAAGGACTGGGCATAGTAAACACTCCGACGGATATTGTTCCTTTCCTTCTGGTATGGGGAACTTTTATTGTTATACTGTATGCGGAGACAGCACGGGATATATGGGAAGATGCCCGGGTTATTATTCTTGCGGTTCCCTTTTTACTACTGGGATATCTAAGTGCGGCTGCTGCTGTTATTCCCGCCCTGGCACTGATAAAAAGAAAGAACAAATCTCCGGCTGATCTCTTTGCCATTGCCGGACTTCTGCTCATCACCCTTGTAGAGATTATCTATCTGAAGGATAATATGGGGGATACTTACTACCGGATGAATACGGTATTTAAGTTTTCAATCGTTGCCTGGATGATGCTTGCAGTCTCGTCCCTGTACTATATTGGTGCGTGGCTGAACAGGTGTTATGAACGGAAAAATGGCTGCGCAGATGCCGGGCTTTCTGAGGAGGATGATTTTTTCTCATCCGGAAGAAGAACTGCTATGCTTATAATCGTCCTTGCTGTCATATTTGCCGTCCCGGTTATTCTTCCGGATATGAACTACGGTTACGGTGGAAAGACTCTTGACGGCACTGCATGGATGAAGGTTTTGCAGCCGTATGATTATGACGCTGTCACCTTCTTAAACAGCCTTGAGGGCAATCTGACTATTGTTGAGGCTGAAGGCGGGGATTATACCTACTATTCAAGAATTTCATCTATGACCGGAATTCCGTCTGTAACCGGCATGCCTTTCCATGAGCAGATGTGGAGGGGTGATGAAGGTAATGTCGGAGCAAGGATGGGTGATGTCAGGAAAATCTATGAAAATCCGGCTGATACCATACCACTGATGCAGAAATACGGCGCGGGACTTTTGTACGTTGGAGAGGCAGAGCGGGAGGCATATGATGTGAATATTCCTGCACAGGGACTGGAGATTATCTATCAGAATGAAGAAGTCACAGTATATTCTCTTTTACAGGATTTCACAGGATATGGCGGGAATTGA
- the rpl7ae gene encoding 50S ribosomal protein L7Ae: protein MSKVYAKFEAPEEIQNKALEVLELSRDTGKIKKGSNEATKAIERGIAQLVLIGGDVEPEEIVMHLPAICDEKQCPYVIINKQNDVGAASGLDVGSAAAAIVKPGKAKELIEELVGQIAELRQ, encoded by the coding sequence ATGTCTAAAGTATACGCAAAATTTGAAGCTCCTGAAGAAATTCAGAATAAAGCTCTTGAAGTTCTTGAATTATCAAGAGATACCGGTAAAATCAAGAAGGGATCAAACGAAGCAACAAAAGCTATCGAGAGAGGCATTGCGCAGCTTGTACTTATTGGCGGCGATGTTGAACCTGAGGAGATTGTAATGCACCTCCCGGCAATCTGTGACGAAAAACAGTGCCCATACGTCATCATCAACAAGCAGAATGATGTCGGTGCAGCAAGCGGCCTCGATGTAGGCTCAGCAGCAGCAGCAATTGTAAAGCCGGGCAAGGCAAAAGAACTTATCGAAGAGCTTGTCGGACAGATTGCCGAACTCAGACAGTGA
- the ndk gene encoding nucleoside-diphosphate kinase, with protein sequence MDRTFLMVKPDGVQRGLIGEVIARFEAKGLKMVAGKFEMLPEERVMEHYAEHAAKPFFPGLKSYIMSGPCFLMVFEGKDVVAVTRKMIGATNPAEAEPGTIRGDFAMEIGMNVIHGSDSYETAEREIGIHFRPEEIISYERADEKYLYE encoded by the coding sequence ATGGATCGTACCTTTCTGATGGTCAAGCCTGACGGTGTTCAGCGCGGACTTATCGGTGAAGTAATTGCACGTTTTGAGGCAAAAGGTCTCAAAATGGTCGCAGGCAAATTTGAAATGCTTCCTGAAGAGCGTGTTATGGAACACTATGCAGAGCATGCTGCAAAGCCGTTCTTCCCGGGACTTAAGAGTTACATTATGTCCGGGCCATGCTTCCTTATGGTATTTGAAGGAAAGGATGTCGTTGCAGTTACACGCAAAATGATTGGCGCCACAAATCCTGCTGAAGCAGAACCCGGCACAATCCGCGGTGACTTCGCAATGGAGATCGGAATGAATGTCATTCACGGCTCAGATTCATATGAAACTGCTGAACGTGAGATTGGAATTCATTTCAGACCGGAAGAAATTATCTCATATGAGAGAGCAGATGAGAAATATCTCTATGAATAA
- a CDS encoding rubredoxin: MTYWKCRVCGYVYNPETGDEKNGIKPGTAFEDIPEDWVCPKCGASKSKFIKVD, from the coding sequence ATGACATACTGGAAATGCAGAGTATGCGGATATGTATATAACCCTGAAACAGGAGATGAAAAGAACGGAATAAAACCAGGTACAGCATTTGAAGATATTCCGGAAGACTGGGTTTGTCCAAAATGCGGTGCATCCAAATCAAAGTTTATTAAGGTTGACTAA
- a CDS encoding 50S ribosomal protein L24e, which yields MVDTYICSFCGESVEPGTGKMFVKKDGTILFFCGSKCQNNFKLKRVPRRVTWTKAGRKALGKE from the coding sequence ATGGTGGACACATATATCTGTTCATTCTGCGGTGAGTCAGTCGAACCGGGAACGGGCAAGATGTTCGTAAAGAAGGACGGTACTATCCTCTTCTTCTGCGGCTCAAAGTGCCAGAACAACTTTAAGCTGAAGAGAGTTCCACGCCGTGTAACCTGGACAAAGGCAGGTCGCAAGGCTCTTGGAAAGGAGTGA
- a CDS encoding 30S ribosomal protein S28e, which yields MAEGTPAEVIEVIGATGMHGEAQQVKCRILDGSNKGRIITRNTVGPIREGDVLMLLETEREAKKLSRR from the coding sequence ATGGCAGAAGGAACGCCGGCTGAAGTCATAGAAGTTATCGGTGCAACCGGAATGCATGGTGAAGCCCAGCAGGTTAAGTGCCGTATTCTTGATGGCTCAAACAAGGGGAGGATCATCACCCGCAATACAGTAGGACCTATACGCGAGGGTGATGTCCTTATGCTCCTTGAAACTGAAAGAGAAGCAAAGAAACTATCGAGGCGGTAA
- a CDS encoding TrkH family potassium uptake protein: MNRLEQFSIIADDLGTVFRFLSVGTVFPLFIALYYREWDMLIPMGLVPVALFTLGTMLLNFPENKREAKVSQALFSVAFIWLVCAFIGAIPFTIGIDMPYLDAVFESMSGWTDTGITMIRDVDSTPHTLLFWRSLMQWMGGLGIVAFTVVMLSRTGLNPSRFYRSEGRSEAFMPSVVQQGLQMWKIYLILTGISIIVILISGVPLWDALNIAMVAIATGGFSVHTAGISYYDNALLEALIIPVMIAGALPFKIYYTLYYRKKTEFFKDEQIKLLFMLILIGCTIITADLIMYRGLEGFDALRKGVFMAVAGATSTGFQTGSVNLWAPVTVLILIFLMFIGGSSGSTAGGIKLSRAAMAYRGILWWFRRSYISCKVIVPFRFGGKIIPKAQAETEVSRNILIIILYMLTIFVAMILIMHFETPDHDTSMVLFDVVSATCNNGISTGFAGPDLSPFSKIVFIFIMWIGRLEIFAVIMFFMGLFKGFE, translated from the coding sequence ATGAATCGTCTGGAGCAGTTTTCAATAATAGCAGATGATCTGGGGACGGTCTTCAGATTTTTAAGTGTGGGTACAGTATTCCCTCTGTTTATTGCACTTTATTACCGGGAATGGGATATGCTGATACCTATGGGGCTTGTACCGGTTGCCCTGTTCACCCTGGGAACGATGCTGCTTAATTTTCCGGAGAACAAAAGAGAGGCTAAAGTAAGCCAGGCTCTCTTCTCAGTCGCATTCATATGGCTGGTATGTGCCTTTATTGGTGCAATACCTTTCACAATCGGAATTGACATGCCCTATCTTGACGCTGTCTTTGAATCGATGTCAGGATGGACAGATACCGGCATTACCATGATTCGTGATGTAGATTCAACGCCGCACACCCTTCTCTTCTGGAGATCACTTATGCAGTGGATGGGTGGCCTTGGTATCGTTGCCTTCACTGTTGTTATGCTCTCAAGAACAGGCCTTAACCCGTCAAGGTTTTACAGGTCTGAGGGAAGGAGCGAGGCATTTATGCCAAGTGTCGTGCAGCAGGGCCTTCAGATGTGGAAGATATATCTCATCCTCACCGGAATTTCAATAATTGTAATTCTCATCTCCGGTGTCCCCCTGTGGGACGCTCTCAATATTGCAATGGTTGCAATTGCAACCGGAGGCTTTTCAGTGCATACCGCAGGCATATCCTATTATGACAACGCACTACTGGAGGCCCTCATAATTCCGGTGATGATTGCAGGTGCCCTCCCCTTTAAAATATATTATACTCTGTATTACAGGAAAAAAACCGAATTTTTTAAGGATGAGCAGATAAAACTTCTTTTTATGCTCATACTTATCGGCTGTACAATAATCACAGCTGATCTGATTATGTACAGGGGACTTGAAGGCTTTGACGCCCTGAGAAAAGGGGTCTTTATGGCAGTTGCAGGTGCAACAAGCACTGGATTTCAGACAGGTTCTGTAAACCTCTGGGCACCGGTAACTGTCCTTATACTAATCTTTCTTATGTTTATAGGCGGATCCTCAGGCAGTACTGCCGGAGGAATAAAACTCTCAAGGGCAGCTATGGCATACAGGGGAATTCTCTGGTGGTTCAGGAGAAGTTATATCAGCTGCAAGGTGATTGTTCCGTTCAGGTTCGGCGGAAAGATAATTCCGAAAGCTCAGGCAGAGACCGAAGTTTCAAGGAATATTCTGATAATTATCCTCTACATGCTCACAATCTTTGTTGCAATGATACTGATAATGCATTTTGAAACTCCTGATCATGACACGAGCATGGTGCTCTTTGATGTTGTATCAGCCACATGCAACAACGGGATAAGCACAGGATTTGCAGGCCCGGATTTAAGCCCTTTCAGCAAAATTGTATTTATATTTATAATGTGGATCGGCCGCCTGGAGATATTCGCAGTTATAATGTTCTTTATGGGTTTATTCAAAGGTTTTGAGTGA
- a CDS encoding glycosyltransferase has translation MKDDIEVSAVIPVFNDVDSLKTAIPESIKTLEAVSGSFEIIVAEDGSTDGSRELVLDWEKKDCRVRLFHSDERLGRGRALNRAFEAAKGEIVCYYDVDLATDMSHLSELIGHIRDGADVSTGSRLLPSSDIVRTAGREVASRGYNLMVRLILKSRLFDHQCGFKAFNRDKVLKLIPDIKSGHWFWDTEALVIAQKRGYRVDEFAVKWRTGSGTTVRPKDVFSMGSSVLKLWWRLHAEKS, from the coding sequence TTGAAGGATGATATTGAAGTATCGGCTGTAATTCCGGTGTTCAACGATGTTGATTCTCTGAAAACTGCAATTCCTGAATCAATAAAAACCCTTGAAGCTGTCTCGGGATCTTTTGAGATTATTGTTGCAGAGGACGGCAGCACTGACGGCAGCCGTGAACTTGTCCTTGACTGGGAGAAGAAGGACTGCCGGGTGAGGCTCTTTCACAGTGATGAGAGGCTTGGCAGGGGAAGGGCGCTTAACCGTGCCTTTGAAGCGGCAAAAGGTGAGATTGTCTGCTATTATGATGTCGATCTTGCAACCGATATGTCACACCTTTCTGAGCTTATCGGTCACATCAGAGACGGTGCAGATGTCTCTACAGGTTCGCGTCTTCTGCCGTCAAGTGATATTGTCCGGACTGCGGGGCGTGAGGTCGCGAGCCGCGGCTACAATCTGATGGTCAGGTTAATCCTTAAAAGCCGGCTCTTTGATCACCAGTGCGGGTTTAAGGCGTTTAACCGGGATAAGGTCCTGAAGCTTATTCCGGATATAAAATCCGGGCACTGGTTCTGGGATACTGAAGCTTTGGTTATTGCACAGAAGAGAGGATACCGTGTCGATGAATTTGCGGTAAAGTGGAGAACCGGTTCAGGAACAACTGTCAGGCCCAAAGATGTCTTTTCAATGGGATCATCTGTCTTAAAACTCTGGTGGCGGCTTCATGCTGAAAAAAGTTAG
- a CDS encoding rubredoxin codes for MAEKLKCSVCGHIYNSDKGDAGVEPGTLFSEVPNDWRCPVCGANKSDFVKTE; via the coding sequence ATGGCTGAAAAACTTAAATGCTCAGTCTGTGGTCACATATACAACTCTGACAAAGGCGATGCCGGGGTAGAACCCGGAACTTTGTTCAGTGAAGTACCAAATGACTGGAGGTGTCCTGTCTGCGGAGCTAATAAAAGTGACTTCGTAAAAACAGAATAA
- a CDS encoding lysylphosphatidylglycerol synthase transmembrane domain-containing protein, producing MLKKVSAIVIPTVIAVGIIAIMLARVWDDLIIALDNADPAYLVISVFVCIAAWFVRGYRYRNILDNLGERITVLLSTACIFISQTANLIIPARLGDLVRLLILKHERGTNYPTGLSSLVVERFFDIAVIALLGAAAVPFILNIPDWFISVIYVTLALCAAFVLFLLFSGSFSSENKYLAVLIGLLNEVRSASLRPFSLIYLGFVSLVIWIMDSLICYVIALMFSVNIPFLVVILAIVIGNLVKAVPLTPGGVGTYEVALALTFEISGVAPAVATLIAVIDHLVKNLVTLGGGIISMYLFGDWSVKLLKRAFSKGIDKGEII from the coding sequence ATGCTGAAAAAAGTTAGTGCTATTGTAATTCCGACTGTAATTGCGGTTGGTATTATTGCCATAATGCTTGCGAGGGTGTGGGATGACCTCATTATCGCGCTTGATAATGCAGATCCTGCATACCTTGTAATTTCAGTTTTTGTCTGTATTGCAGCCTGGTTTGTCCGTGGTTACAGGTACAGGAATATTCTTGACAATCTCGGCGAGAGGATTACTGTTCTGCTCTCAACCGCATGTATTTTCATATCGCAGACTGCTAATCTGATAATTCCTGCAAGGCTTGGGGATCTCGTCAGGCTGCTGATCTTAAAACATGAGAGAGGAACCAATTACCCCACCGGACTGTCGTCCCTTGTTGTTGAACGTTTCTTTGATATTGCTGTCATTGCACTGCTTGGTGCCGCAGCAGTGCCGTTTATACTCAATATTCCTGACTGGTTCATTTCTGTCATATATGTCACTCTGGCGCTCTGTGCTGCGTTTGTTCTCTTTTTACTCTTCAGCGGGAGTTTTTCCTCTGAGAATAAATATCTGGCAGTTCTGATAGGTCTCTTAAATGAAGTCAGGAGCGCTTCTTTAAGACCTTTTTCTCTGATATATCTTGGATTTGTTTCACTTGTCATATGGATTATGGACAGTCTTATCTGCTATGTGATTGCCCTTATGTTCAGTGTAAATATCCCGTTTCTTGTGGTTATTCTGGCAATTGTCATCGGGAATCTGGTAAAAGCTGTGCCACTCACTCCCGGAGGTGTGGGCACTTATGAGGTTGCACTTGCGCTCACTTTTGAGATCTCAGGTGTTGCTCCGGCGGTTGCAACGCTTATTGCAGTTATCGATCATCTGGTGAAAAATCTTGTCACTCTCGGAGGCGGCATAATCTCGATGTACCTCTTTGGTGACTGGTCTGTAAAACTGCTGAAGAGAGCTTTTTCAAAAGGCATTGATAAAGGTGAGATTATTTGA